The Daucus carota subsp. sativus chromosome 7, DH1 v3.0, whole genome shotgun sequence genome window below encodes:
- the LOC108193841 gene encoding uncharacterized protein LOC108193841, with protein sequence MGLLVPSLEMLSLLLLCCFFSLPRLRAQSSAQEALDVLIQDYAYRAFVRPRTGIPFDGIPPSNLSGVHISAMRLRSGSLRTRGVEGFKEFTIYPGVIEQPYVERLVLVYQNLGNWSARYYPLPGYVYLAPVLGLLAYDASNLSAKHLTELDILASGQPISVEFSDVKSAPPGSLPKCVWFDLHGVVNFSNVVSGNRCSTVRQGHFSIVVKSTAPPPAPVSPKPSTTPPGPKHKDKEKKKDSSVWIIVGSVVGGLLLLSLLGILILWLRRYQQKKRMQKMEKAAEVGEALHMATVGSTKAPAAMVTRTQPTLETEYMP encoded by the coding sequence ATGGGGCTTCTTGTTCCGAGCCTCGAGATGCTTTCCCTGTTGTTGCTATGCTGCTTTTTTAGTTTGCCAAGACTCAGAGCTCAGTCTTCTGCTCAGGAGGCTCTAGATGTACTTATCCAAGATTATGCATATCGAGCCTTTGTTCGTCCAAGAACTGGGATACCGTTTGATGGAATCCCTCCTTCGAATTTGTCCGGGGTTCATATTTCTGCAATGAGGCTTAGGAGTGGTAGTTTAAGGACTAGAGGTGTTGAGGGGTTTAAAGAGTTTACGATTTATCCTGGGGTTATTGAGCAGCCCTATGTTGAGAGGCTTGTTTTGGTCTATCAAAATTTGGGTAATTGGTCTGCCAGGTATTATCCTTTACCAGGTTATGTTTATTTGGCTCCAGTTTTGGGTCTTCTTGCCTACGATGCTTCAAACTTGTCAGCTAAACATTTGACAGAGTTGGATATTTTGGCATCTGGCCAACCGATATCTGTAGAGTTTTCAGATGTGAAATCAGCACCACCTGGGTCACTTCCTAAGtgtgtttggtttgatttgcATGGTGTTGTCAACTTTAGCAATGTGGTTTCAGGAAATAGATGTTCTACGGTCCGACAGGGGCATTTCTCTATTGTTGTCAAGTCCACTGCCCCTCCCCCTGCACCAGTATCTCCTAAACCATCTACCACGCCTCCAGGACCTAAACATAAAGATAAGGAGAAAAAGAAGGACTCCAGTGTTTGGATAATAGTTGGCTCAGTGGTTGGTGGACTCTTGCTTTTGTCTTTGTTGGGAATACTGATACTATGGTTGCGGAGGTATCAACAGAAAAAGAGAATGCAAAAAATGGAAAAGGCAGCAGAGGTTGGCGAAGCATTGCATATGGCAACAGTTGGAAGTACTAAAGCACCAGCAGCAATGGTGACACGGACACAACCGACCCTTGAGACTGAATACATGCCCTGA